One window of the Candidatus Jettenia sp. genome contains the following:
- a CDS encoding DUF2283 domain-containing protein, with protein sequence MMKVYYDDEADALYLKLGDKSPEGVIELSEGVNLDTTSEDKIVGIEILNASKKIDLKTVLSYTLEFDKNLIPQKIARK encoded by the coding sequence ATGATGAAAGTATATTATGATGACGAAGCAGATGCTTTGTATTTAAAGTTGGGAGATAAGTCGCCGGAAGGAGTTATAGAATTATCTGAAGGGGTTAATTTAGATACAACTTCTGAAGACAAAATAGTAGGTATAGAAATTCTGAATGCCTCTAAAAAAATAGATTTAAAAACGGTACTATCTTACACACTAGAATTTGACAAAAATTTGATACCTCAAAAAATAGCAAGGAAATAG
- a CDS encoding type II toxin-antitoxin system HicB family antitoxin, whose translation MIDLEYSLIIEATEEPDYFGFYSPDLEGFSGIGHSIEDCIYKAKWGMKEHVNLLKEKGLPIPSRNPNPKIVIQNEEKLAFTLLERRE comes from the coding sequence ATGATTGATCTGGAATACTCGTTAATAATTGAGGCAACAGAAGAACCTGATTACTTTGGTTTTTACTCTCCAGATTTAGAAGGTTTTTCGGGGATAGGGCATTCTATTGAAGATTGTATCTATAAAGCAAAGTGGGGAATGAAGGAACATGTCAATTTATTAAAAGAAAAAGGTTTACCAATTCCATCACGAAATCCCAACCCGAAGATAGTTATTCAAAACGAGGAGAAGTTGGCATTTACATTGTTAGAGAGAAGGGAGTGA
- a CDS encoding type II toxin-antitoxin system HicB family antitoxin — translation MYKYEIIIYWSNEDEVFIAEIPELQGCMAHGDTPEDALKNAKEAIQLWIDTAKEFGDPIPKPKGSKLMYA, via the coding sequence ATGTATAAGTATGAGATTATAATTTATTGGAGCAACGAAGATGAGGTTTTTATAGCAGAGATACCTGAACTTCAAGGATGCATGGCTCATGGAGATACTCCTGAAGATGCATTAAAAAATGCTAAGGAAGCGATTCAATTATGGATTGATACAGCAAAAGAATTTGGAGATCCAATCCCTAAACCAAAAGGTAGTAAATTAATGTACGCATAA
- a CDS encoding type II toxin-antitoxin system HicA family toxin: MKFSEVVRLLETNGFKIIKEKGSIRYYGKPGWDKLVRVDYHGSKEVPKGTCHAILKAAGIKRKQ, from the coding sequence ATGAAATTCAGCGAGGTGGTTAGACTTCTCGAGACTAATGGGTTCAAAATAATAAAAGAGAAAGGTTCTATAAGATACTATGGAAAACCTGGATGGGATAAATTGGTTCGTGTTGATTATCATGGTTCAAAAGAAGTACCAAAAGGGACTTGTCATGCTATACTAAAAGCAGCAGGTATAAAAAGAAAGCAATAG
- a CDS encoding B12-binding domain-containing radical SAM protein codes for MKITLINCAVKTSKEYDGARVPQGCLYLLSASRNAGFNVKFRDYQLEKLKDQLDTFKFLRFIDDDADVLAISCMSNLLPLVVNSTKIFKESYPDKTIVLGGIGPSGVAESLIAEFPHIDVIVKGEGELTFPELLRALEGKKSLESVEGLLLSKEKGTYHITRPRKRIKNLNDLPFPGYDQVDMNSYETVGIQTARGCPFPCNFCDVSAYWGHDTTYRSLDLVIEELELLEKQYGFEKVTILDDTFILNKGRVFDFCKAYRDRGLTIKWSAYCRVDLLSDEMIEIFEKSGCYRIFLGVESGSNNVLRKISKPIDIDRLIQVVKKASNKFIVRINLIWGFPFESMEDLKESVFLLFYLKEFNCDVSMALLSPLPLSRLYNEKKYRLIFREDLQSSVVSSRFYLPEGNELVNGKPDVLVDLVREHPGIFPGFYVFEDKLFEQKLEYLNSLGLEIEKLTRQ; via the coding sequence ATGAAAATAACCCTCATAAATTGTGCTGTAAAAACCAGTAAAGAGTACGATGGCGCCAGAGTGCCTCAGGGATGTTTATATCTCCTTTCGGCATCCCGGAATGCAGGCTTCAACGTCAAATTCCGGGATTATCAGTTGGAGAAATTAAAGGACCAGCTTGATACATTCAAATTTTTAAGGTTCATAGATGATGATGCTGATGTTTTAGCTATCAGTTGTATGAGTAATTTATTACCGTTGGTGGTAAATAGTACAAAGATTTTCAAGGAGAGCTATCCCGATAAAACGATTGTTCTCGGTGGAATTGGGCCTTCAGGAGTTGCAGAAAGCTTAATTGCAGAATTTCCTCACATTGACGTAATTGTAAAAGGAGAAGGCGAATTAACCTTTCCTGAACTCCTGAGAGCCTTAGAGGGTAAAAAATCACTTGAAAGCGTAGAAGGACTTCTCTTGAGTAAAGAGAAGGGTACATATCATATCACGAGGCCTCGGAAGCGTATAAAGAATTTGAATGATCTTCCTTTCCCTGGTTATGATCAGGTTGATATGAACTCTTATGAAACAGTTGGCATCCAAACGGCAAGAGGTTGTCCCTTTCCTTGCAATTTTTGTGATGTATCTGCCTATTGGGGACATGATACCACGTATCGCTCTTTAGATCTGGTGATAGAAGAGCTGGAACTCTTAGAGAAACAATACGGGTTTGAGAAAGTCACTATTTTAGATGATACCTTTATCCTTAACAAGGGAAGGGTTTTTGATTTTTGTAAAGCCTATCGAGACAGGGGCTTGACGATTAAATGGAGTGCCTATTGCAGAGTTGATTTGCTATCGGATGAAATGATCGAAATATTCGAAAAATCAGGCTGTTACCGGATTTTTCTCGGCGTTGAGTCTGGTTCAAATAATGTCTTGCGCAAAATTTCAAAACCTATTGATATTGACAGGCTCATTCAAGTAGTGAAAAAAGCAAGCAATAAATTTATTGTAAGGATAAATTTAATCTGGGGGTTTCCTTTTGAGTCAATGGAGGATTTGAAAGAGTCTGTTTTTCTTCTTTTCTACCTTAAAGAATTTAATTGCGACGTAAGTATGGCCCTCTTATCCCCACTTCCCCTTAGCCGTTTGTATAATGAAAAAAAGTATAGACTCATCTTTAGAGAAGACCTGCAATCTAGTGTTGTGTCCAGTCGTTTTTATTTACCAGAGGGAAATGAATTGGTGAATGGTAAACCTGACGTACTGGTAGACCTTGTTCGTGAACATCCGGGTATTTTTCCAGGGTTTTATGTGTTTGAAGATAAACTTTTTGAACAAAAATTAGAATATTTGAACTCTTTAGGGCTTGAGATAGAAAAGTTAACCCGCCAATGA
- a CDS encoding B12-binding domain-containing radical SAM protein — protein MKCHDISIVNFFLHREPSKKPFACIPMGTLYLTSALEAAGYSVDFHDYQVEFEENPYHTTNILNFLKRTSADIIGISCMSNMLPFLLRGLRNFKRHKPGTFIVLGGSGPGGTAKEILQSFPEIDAVVRGEGEETIVEILEVHRGHRKLESIAGLTFRSSNGIVVNPPRARKMDIDAIPLPAYHKLTMEKYINSSLLTARGCPYQCLFCDISPNWDKKIAQRSIESVIKEILFLINNYRRNKFSILDDTFILNRGRVLRFCTEIIERKLSIEWSCMCRIDLLDDDLMALMQKAGCKKIFLGIESGSSRVRNKAGKGFKIDNVEPLIGKAARYFEVAASFILGFPFETIDEFKETIYLIIYCLERGVKPQMSILSPLPQSELNTSGLYKKEFDPDILLVDFDHYKKKSERMNKNVLTPDIQEMIKSNPKIFSAFYHYKTSMIREKLELAKKYGLPV, from the coding sequence ATGAAGTGTCACGACATTTCAATTGTTAATTTCTTTCTTCATCGTGAACCTTCAAAGAAGCCATTTGCATGTATTCCGATGGGAACGTTGTATCTGACATCAGCATTAGAAGCTGCTGGATATTCGGTTGATTTCCATGATTATCAGGTGGAATTTGAAGAAAATCCTTATCATACCACAAATATTTTAAATTTTCTGAAACGCACCTCTGCGGATATAATAGGCATTAGTTGTATGTCTAATATGTTACCTTTTCTGCTTCGGGGGTTGAGAAACTTTAAAAGACACAAACCAGGAACATTTATTGTCCTTGGAGGATCTGGACCAGGCGGGACAGCAAAAGAGATCCTTCAATCTTTCCCTGAAATAGATGCTGTCGTCCGTGGTGAAGGTGAAGAGACAATAGTGGAGATTCTTGAAGTACACCGCGGACATCGGAAATTGGAGTCTATTGCAGGGTTAACATTTCGCAGCAGCAATGGTATTGTAGTGAATCCGCCCAGAGCAAGAAAAATGGATATTGATGCGATACCTCTTCCTGCCTACCATAAGCTTACTATGGAGAAATATATAAATTCCTCCCTATTGACTGCGAGGGGATGTCCTTATCAATGTCTATTTTGTGATATTTCGCCCAATTGGGATAAAAAGATTGCACAGCGTTCAATCGAATCAGTTATAAAAGAAATTCTGTTTTTAATAAATAATTACAGAAGAAATAAATTCTCAATATTAGATGATACTTTTATTCTTAATAGAGGCAGGGTCCTTCGTTTTTGCACTGAAATAATAGAAAGAAAATTATCCATCGAGTGGAGTTGTATGTGCAGAATAGACCTTTTGGACGATGATTTAATGGCTTTAATGCAGAAGGCAGGCTGTAAAAAGATTTTTCTGGGAATTGAATCGGGGTCTAGTCGTGTTAGAAATAAGGCCGGTAAAGGATTTAAGATAGATAATGTTGAACCGTTAATAGGGAAAGCTGCCAGGTACTTTGAAGTTGCAGCCTCTTTTATCTTAGGATTCCCTTTTGAAACCATTGATGAATTTAAAGAAACCATATATTTAATCATCTATTGTCTTGAAAGGGGAGTGAAACCACAGATGAGTATACTAAGCCCATTACCTCAATCAGAGTTAAATACCTCGGGGTTATACAAAAAAGAATTTGATCCCGATATCTTGCTTGTTGATTTCGATCATTACAAAAAAAAGTCTGAAAGAATGAACAAAAATGTTCTCACCCCTGATATTCAAGAGATGATTAAATCAAACCCAAAAATCTTTTCTGCCTTCTATCACTATAAAACAAGCATGATAAGAGAAAAATTGGAATTAGCGAAAAAATATGGCCTTCCGGTATGA